In Pseudobacter ginsenosidimutans, the following are encoded in one genomic region:
- the prmC gene encoding peptide chain release factor N(5)-glutamine methyltransferase yields MTIQDARAYLQLQLAAVYENREAANIADWVLESLTGLSRSARLVRQQEHLTTDQKALFDQHLPDLLRHRPVQYVLGESWFHGLRFHVNENVLIPRPETEELVDWIINEHQHQQLLRILDIGTGSGCIPIALKKALPQATVYSCDVSAGALEVARKNAADLEAEIHFIQQNILDDSLWEQLPEVDLIVSNPPYIPEHNKESMHANVLEHEPHLALFVSNNDPLTFYRAIAELSGKKLKEDGDVYAEIHEDLGAATLALFQEKGFGRVTLRRDMQEKDRMIKAAGLTSR; encoded by the coding sequence ATGACCATCCAGGATGCCAGAGCATATCTCCAATTACAACTCGCTGCTGTATACGAAAACAGGGAAGCCGCCAATATCGCCGATTGGGTATTGGAAAGCCTTACAGGACTAAGCAGGAGCGCAAGACTGGTTCGCCAGCAGGAGCATCTGACTACGGATCAGAAGGCTTTATTCGATCAGCATCTCCCGGACCTCCTCCGCCATCGCCCCGTTCAATATGTGCTGGGAGAATCCTGGTTCCATGGCTTACGTTTCCATGTAAACGAAAATGTTCTGATCCCCCGCCCTGAAACAGAAGAACTGGTGGACTGGATCATCAATGAACACCAGCACCAGCAACTACTACGCATACTCGATATAGGCACAGGCAGCGGCTGTATTCCCATCGCCCTGAAAAAAGCATTGCCGCAGGCTACCGTATACAGTTGCGATGTGAGCGCAGGCGCACTGGAAGTGGCAAGGAAAAATGCCGCTGATCTTGAAGCGGAAATTCATTTCATCCAACAAAATATCTTAGACGATTCACTTTGGGAGCAACTGCCTGAAGTGGATCTCATCGTTTCCAATCCTCCCTATATTCCTGAACACAACAAGGAGAGCATGCATGCCAATGTGCTGGAACATGAACCACACCTCGCTTTGTTTGTGAGCAATAATGATCCGCTCACCTTTTACAGGGCTATTGCAGAATTATCCGGAAAAAAACTGAAAGAAGACGGAGATGTGTATGCAGAGATCCATGAAGACCTGGGGGCCGCCACCCTGGCGCTCTTTCAGGAGAAAGGATTCGGCAGGGTGACGCTCAGGCGTGATATGCAGGAAAAAGATAGAATGATAAAAGCGGCAGGGCTTACTTCACGTTAG
- a CDS encoding MotA/TolQ/ExbB proton channel family protein gives MNWFFLQIGATDTVKQTVGAVTDASQQSMNVMDMLTRGGPLMIPLAALFVLAVFFFFERWLSIRKSSHLDPNFMNIIRDNILSGNVQSARALARNTANPVARMIDKGLQRIGKPIDAIEKSMENVGKLEVYKMEKNLSVLSLVYGIAPMFGFLGTIFGMLQLFYNINASGDFTPAQIAGGIYTKMITSASGLIIGLLAYVGYNFLNAQIDKNVNRMEAASSEFIDILQEPTR, from the coding sequence ATGAACTGGTTCTTTTTACAGATTGGCGCTACTGATACGGTGAAACAGACCGTAGGAGCGGTAACCGATGCTTCTCAACAGTCAATGAATGTGATGGACATGCTCACCAGGGGCGGTCCGCTGATGATCCCACTCGCTGCTTTGTTTGTTCTGGCTGTGTTCTTCTTTTTTGAAAGATGGCTCTCCATTCGCAAATCAAGCCATCTCGATCCCAACTTCATGAACATCATCCGCGACAATATCCTGAGCGGCAATGTGCAGTCTGCTCGTGCATTGGCCAGGAACACCGCCAATCCAGTGGCGCGTATGATCGATAAAGGATTGCAGCGCATCGGCAAACCCATCGACGCCATCGAGAAGAGCATGGAAAATGTGGGCAAGCTGGAAGTATACAAAATGGAGAAGAACCTTTCTGTACTATCACTCGTTTACGGTATCGCACCGATGTTCGGGTTCCTCGGAACCATCTTCGGTATGTTGCAGTTGTTCTACAATATCAATGCCTCCGGTGATTTCACGCCTGCACAGATTGCAGGTGGTATCTACACCAAGATGATCACTTCCGCTTCCGGTCTGATCATTGGTCTGCTGGCCTATGTTGGTTATAATTTCCTGAATGCACAGATCGACAAGAATGTGAACAGGATGGAAGCCGCCAGCTCAGAGTTCATCGATATTTTGCAGGAGCCCACGCGATAA
- a CDS encoding SPFH domain-containing protein — protein MHQITQYWYVLVILLILFAGLKTINQGYVGVITMFGRYQRVIRPGLRFLIPFIEQINRRVSVQNRSVEMEFQAVTADQANVYFKSMLLYAVQNDDEETIKKVAFKFLSERDLMQALTRTIEGTIRSFVATKRQAEILGLRKEIVEYVKEQIDVLLETWGYHLLDLQINDITFDKVILDSMSKVVASNNLKAAAENEGQALLITKTKSAEAEGNAIKIAAEAERQAAQLRGQGVALFREEVAKGMSQAAEQMKQANLDTNVILFSMWTEAIKNFAEVGKGNIIFLDGSSEGMQKTMGQIMGMLQMKGGSDR, from the coding sequence ATGCATCAAATCACACAATACTGGTATGTTCTGGTAATCCTGCTGATACTCTTTGCCGGATTGAAAACGATCAACCAGGGATATGTTGGCGTGATCACCATGTTCGGTAGATATCAACGTGTGATCAGACCAGGTTTAAGGTTCCTGATCCCATTCATCGAACAGATCAACCGCAGGGTAAGTGTGCAGAACCGCTCTGTTGAAATGGAATTCCAGGCAGTGACTGCAGACCAGGCCAACGTATATTTCAAGAGTATGCTTTTGTATGCTGTGCAGAACGATGATGAAGAAACCATAAAGAAAGTAGCATTCAAATTCCTCAGTGAGCGTGATCTGATGCAGGCGCTTACACGTACTATCGAAGGCACCATCCGTTCTTTTGTGGCTACGAAGAGGCAGGCGGAGATCCTCGGACTGCGCAAAGAGATCGTTGAATATGTAAAGGAACAGATCGATGTACTGCTGGAAACCTGGGGCTATCACCTGCTGGACCTGCAGATCAACGATATCACTTTCGATAAAGTGATCCTGGACTCCATGAGCAAAGTAGTGGCCAGTAATAACCTGAAAGCTGCTGCAGAGAATGAAGGACAGGCATTGCTGATCACCAAAACGAAATCTGCGGAAGCAGAAGGCAATGCCATCAAGATCGCTGCAGAAGCGGAAAGGCAGGCAGCACAATTGCGTGGTCAGGGTGTGGCACTCTTCCGCGAAGAAGTGGCCAAAGGTATGAGTCAGGCTGCTGAACAAATGAAGCAGGCAAATCTCGATACCAATGTGATCCTCTTCAGTATGTGGACCGAAGCCATCAAGAATTTTGCAGAAGTGGGCAAGGGTAATATCATTTTCCTCGATGGCAGCAGTGAAGGCATGCAAAAAACAATGGGGCAGATCATGGGTATGCTTCAAATGAAAGGCGGATCTGACAGGTAG
- a CDS encoding 3-hydroxybutyryl-CoA dehydrogenase: MSLQQVAVIGAGTMGNGIAHVFAQGGFKVNLIDVNQAQLEKALQTITKNFDRQIAKGSATEDQKAAALGRITTFNDLSAGVLNAELVVEAATENVDLKLKIFKQLDECANPNAILATNTSSISITKIASVTKRANKVIGMHFMNPVPVMKLVEIINGYATDKDVTDMIVALSKQLGKVPCVVNDYPGFIANRILMPMINEAIYSLYEGVAGVEEIDTVMKLGMAHPMGPLQLADFIGLDVCYSILKVLHDGFGNPKYAPCPLLTNMVTAGYLGAKSGEGFYKYTPGSKDLVVSGMFKK; this comes from the coding sequence ATGTCATTACAACAGGTAGCCGTCATAGGCGCGGGCACTATGGGCAATGGTATCGCGCATGTATTTGCCCAGGGAGGTTTCAAAGTGAACCTCATCGATGTAAACCAGGCCCAGCTTGAAAAAGCTTTACAGACAATCACAAAGAACTTCGACAGACAAATAGCCAAAGGAAGCGCCACTGAAGATCAGAAAGCTGCTGCCCTCGGCAGGATCACCACTTTCAATGATCTCTCCGCCGGTGTACTCAATGCAGAACTGGTAGTTGAAGCCGCCACTGAGAATGTAGACCTGAAGCTGAAAATTTTCAAACAGCTGGACGAATGCGCCAACCCCAATGCTATCCTGGCCACCAACACCTCTTCCATCTCCATCACTAAGATCGCCTCCGTAACCAAAAGGGCCAATAAGGTGATCGGTATGCACTTCATGAACCCTGTGCCGGTAATGAAACTGGTAGAGATCATCAATGGATATGCTACGGATAAAGATGTAACCGACATGATCGTTGCGCTGAGCAAACAACTGGGCAAGGTTCCCTGCGTGGTGAATGATTATCCGGGTTTCATTGCCAACCGCATCCTGATGCCGATGATCAACGAAGCCATTTACAGTCTTTATGAAGGCGTTGCCGGTGTGGAAGAGATCGATACGGTAATGAAATTAGGCATGGCACATCCGATGGGACCATTGCAACTGGCGGATTTTATCGGCCTTGATGTTTGCTACTCCATTCTCAAAGTACTGCACGATGGATTTGGTAATCCGAAATATGCGCCCTGTCCCCTGCTCACCAATATGGTTACAGCCGGTTACCTCGGCGCCAAGAGTGGAGAAGGATTTTATAAATACACGCCAGGCAGCAAAGACCTGGTAGTAAGCGGTATGTTCAAAAAGTAA
- a CDS encoding IMPACT family protein yields the protein MTTMIEQDFYSTIEKSGVAEFKDRGSKFIAYAFPVASVEDFKKRLEDVKKEHPKATHHCFAYRLGTDGNTFRVSDDGEPSGTAGKPILGQIDSKQLTDTLIVVVRYFGGTLLGVPGLINAYKSAASMVLQVTPAIQKAIEANYTLTFDYTMMNDVMMIVKQLNCTVIEQEAMLFCKLVIGIPKARMEEALYRFKDIRGVEVRKNA from the coding sequence ATGACAACAATGATTGAGCAGGACTTCTATAGTACTATCGAAAAATCAGGCGTGGCCGAATTCAAAGACCGCGGCAGCAAATTTATCGCTTATGCTTTTCCGGTAGCATCAGTGGAGGATTTCAAGAAAAGGCTGGAGGATGTAAAGAAAGAACATCCCAAAGCCACTCACCATTGCTTTGCCTACCGGTTAGGGACAGACGGCAATACCTTTCGCGTCAGCGATGACGGAGAACCTTCCGGCACTGCCGGCAAGCCCATCCTGGGGCAGATAGACAGCAAACAGCTCACGGATACCTTGATTGTAGTAGTGCGTTATTTCGGTGGTACCCTGCTGGGAGTACCCGGACTGATCAATGCTTACAAAAGTGCAGCCTCCATGGTATTGCAGGTAACACCGGCCATTCAGAAAGCCATCGAAGCCAACTACACACTCACCTTCGATTACACGATGATGAACGATGTGATGATGATCGTAAAACAACTCAACTGCACCGTAATAGAGCAGGAAGCGATGCTGTTCTGCAAGCTGGTGATCGGAATCCCCAAAGCCAGAATGGAAGAGGCTTTGTACCGGTTTAAAGATATCAGGGGAGTGGAGGTAAGGAAGAATGCTTAA
- a CDS encoding Mrp/NBP35 family ATP-binding protein produces MTPEKILQALSNVQEPDLGKDIVTLNMVKDIVVDGNNVSFTVVLTTPACPMKDLIRNACVNAVKLLVNKDANVTVNFTANTSSTRKDTQAVLPKVKNIIAVVSGKGGVGKSTVAANLALAIASSGASVGLMDADIYGPSVPIMFGVRGQRPMMRSVEGSEKGMIVPLEKYGIRLMSIGLLVDEKNAVVWRGPMASSAIRQFATDVDWDELDYLIIDMPPGTGDIHLTLMQTVPVTGVVVVTTPQEVALADAKKGIAMFGQAQIKVPIIGLVENMSYFTPAELPDNKYYIFGKDGGKKLAEEYDIPFLGQIPLVQGIREGGDNGKPVMISDDNVTKRAFMEFAANTIRSIAMRNANLAATRVVEVID; encoded by the coding sequence ATGACCCCGGAGAAAATATTGCAGGCTTTGAGCAACGTACAGGAGCCTGATCTTGGTAAAGACATTGTGACACTCAACATGGTGAAAGACATCGTGGTGGATGGGAACAATGTTTCCTTTACAGTTGTGCTCACAACTCCGGCCTGCCCCATGAAAGACCTGATCAGGAATGCCTGTGTGAACGCCGTGAAATTGCTGGTGAACAAAGATGCGAACGTTACCGTGAATTTCACAGCCAATACCAGCAGCACCCGTAAAGATACCCAGGCCGTTCTGCCCAAAGTGAAAAATATCATTGCCGTTGTGAGTGGAAAAGGTGGAGTAGGTAAGAGTACTGTTGCTGCCAACCTGGCGTTAGCCATCGCCAGCAGCGGAGCTTCTGTTGGGCTGATGGATGCTGATATTTATGGACCGAGTGTTCCCATCATGTTTGGTGTTCGCGGACAAAGGCCGATGATGCGTTCCGTGGAAGGAAGCGAAAAAGGAATGATCGTTCCTTTGGAAAAATATGGTATCCGCCTCATGAGCATCGGATTACTGGTAGACGAAAAGAATGCCGTTGTTTGGCGTGGTCCCATGGCCAGCAGCGCCATCCGCCAGTTTGCTACCGATGTGGATTGGGATGAGCTGGATTACCTGATCATCGATATGCCTCCGGGTACCGGTGATATACACCTGACGTTGATGCAAACCGTGCCCGTGACCGGCGTTGTGGTAGTGACCACGCCGCAGGAAGTGGCGCTGGCAGATGCCAAGAAAGGTATCGCTATGTTCGGACAGGCGCAGATCAAAGTGCCCATTATCGGACTGGTGGAGAACATGAGCTATTTCACGCCTGCAGAATTACCGGATAACAAATACTATATCTTCGGAAAAGATGGTGGCAAGAAACTTGCTGAAGAGTACGATATTCCATTCCTCGGTCAGATCCCGCTGGTGCAGGGTATCCGCGAAGGTGGCGACAATGGCAAACCTGTTATGATCAGTGATGATAATGTAACGAAACGCGCCTTCATGGAATTTGCCGCCAATACCATCAGGAGCATCGCGATGCGTAATGCAAACCTGGCGGCTACGAGGGTAGTGGAAGTGATCGATTAA
- the ribD gene encoding bifunctional diaminohydroxyphosphoribosylaminopyrimidine deaminase/5-amino-6-(5-phosphoribosylamino)uracil reductase RibD: MLNIADPSIMVHERFMQRCLELAVLGAGHVAPNPLVGAVLVHNGRIIGEGYHQQYGGPHAEVNCINAVSETDKALISQSVMYVSLEPCAHYGKTPPCADLLIRHKIPLVVVGCRDPFPEVDGKGIEKMRAAGIDVILGICEEDAKELNKRFFTYHTAYRPYVILKWAQTADGFIAGIPGERLLISNALTNRFVHRWRSEEAAILVGTNTAMQDDPQLNTRYWNGPDPIRLVVDIDLRLPKTLQLFNDGSKTIVINAIRQGEKNGIQYIQIDRKKELVPQILKCLHQLRINSVLVEGGAVLLQSFIDSGYWDEARVITNTALTAGTGLPAPRLLMAESVYTEQILTDIIQVFSRPVVSL; encoded by the coding sequence ATGCTGAACATCGCCGATCCATCCATAATGGTGCATGAGCGCTTCATGCAGCGCTGCCTTGAACTGGCCGTTCTGGGAGCAGGGCATGTTGCACCCAATCCCCTGGTGGGCGCGGTGTTGGTGCATAATGGAAGGATCATCGGAGAAGGGTACCATCAGCAATATGGAGGGCCGCATGCAGAAGTGAATTGCATCAATGCAGTGTCTGAAACAGACAAAGCCCTGATCAGTCAGTCCGTGATGTATGTGAGCCTGGAGCCTTGTGCGCATTATGGCAAAACGCCGCCCTGTGCAGATTTGCTGATTCGTCATAAAATTCCTTTGGTAGTGGTCGGCTGCCGTGATCCCTTTCCTGAAGTGGATGGCAAGGGCATAGAAAAAATGCGTGCAGCTGGCATCGATGTGATCCTGGGAATTTGTGAGGAGGATGCAAAGGAACTCAACAAAAGATTCTTTACATATCATACGGCTTATCGCCCTTATGTGATTTTGAAATGGGCGCAAACAGCTGATGGATTCATTGCCGGCATTCCCGGGGAACGTCTTTTGATCAGCAATGCGCTCACCAATCGATTTGTGCATCGCTGGCGCTCCGAAGAAGCGGCGATCCTGGTGGGCACCAATACTGCCATGCAGGACGATCCTCAACTGAATACGCGCTACTGGAATGGGCCTGATCCCATCCGGCTGGTGGTAGACATAGATCTTCGATTGCCGAAAACCCTGCAATTGTTCAACGATGGTTCAAAGACCATCGTGATCAATGCCATCAGACAGGGAGAAAAAAATGGAATTCAGTACATACAGATCGACAGGAAAAAAGAACTGGTGCCACAGATATTGAAGTGTTTGCACCAGCTTCGGATCAACAGTGTGCTGGTGGAAGGCGGCGCAGTTTTGCTGCAATCCTTCATCGATTCAGGATATTGGGACGAGGCCCGTGTGATCACCAACACAGCCCTCACAGCAGGAACAGGATTGCCTGCACCCAGGCTGCTGATGGCGGAATCGGTTTACACAGAACAAATTCTAACAGACATAATTCAGGTCTTTTCAAGACCGGTGGTATCATTATGA
- a CDS encoding diacylglycerol kinase family protein has translation MTNEKFSFRARVDSFGYAFKGIRNLLRYEHNAIIHLIATAVIIIAGLWLKIERWEWIVIVMAVGFVWVTEILNTCVERIMDFISTEQHPKIGVIKDLAAGAVLIAALTAVVAGAFIFIPKIIALL, from the coding sequence ATGACCAACGAAAAATTCTCTTTCCGGGCCAGGGTCGACAGTTTCGGTTATGCATTCAAGGGTATACGGAACCTGCTCAGGTATGAGCACAATGCCATAATCCATCTGATAGCCACAGCAGTGATCATCATTGCGGGCTTATGGTTAAAAATAGAGCGCTGGGAATGGATCGTGATTGTGATGGCCGTGGGTTTCGTTTGGGTAACGGAGATACTGAACACCTGTGTGGAAAGGATCATGGATTTCATATCCACGGAACAGCATCCAAAGATCGGCGTCATCAAAGACCTGGCAGCAGGAGCCGTTCTGATTGCCGCGCTTACTGCAGTAGTAGCCGGCGCATTTATTTTCATCCCAAAAATCATTGCCCTTTTATGA
- a CDS encoding DUF1361 domain-containing protein, with amino-acid sequence MNTMKLTAFNIRRFIPSEQIDKALSLSVLFSIAMIAGRIIYTGHFTYLFLVWNLFLAVLPYLITKAISREPRLINTRMKFIIVFLLWLFWMPNAFYIITDLFHLGSTPNMPRWYDLALILSCAWNGVMMGVLSVRQMEKIWHVRVPQIREWWFMAPVMFLNAWGVYIGRFLRFNTWDIISNPFVLMADIFEMILHPVENRIAWSMVLCYAVLMGIMYVTLKQLSKAIR; translated from the coding sequence ATGAATACTATGAAACTAACGGCCTTCAATATCCGCCGATTTATTCCTTCCGAGCAAATAGATAAAGCGCTTTCGCTTTCAGTATTGTTCAGTATTGCCATGATTGCCGGCAGGATCATTTATACAGGTCATTTCACTTATCTCTTTCTTGTCTGGAATCTTTTCCTGGCCGTATTGCCTTATCTCATTACGAAGGCCATCAGTCGTGAACCACGCCTGATCAACACGCGTATGAAATTCATCATTGTTTTTCTGCTGTGGCTGTTCTGGATGCCGAATGCTTTCTACATCATAACAGATCTGTTCCACCTTGGCTCTACCCCGAATATGCCGCGCTGGTACGACCTCGCCCTGATCCTGAGTTGCGCCTGGAATGGAGTGATGATGGGAGTATTGAGTGTAAGACAAATGGAAAAGATCTGGCATGTACGTGTGCCGCAGATCCGCGAATGGTGGTTCATGGCGCCCGTGATGTTCCTCAATGCCTGGGGAGTATATATCGGGAGATTCCTCCGTTTCAATACCTGGGATATCATTTCCAACCCATTTGTATTGATGGCTGATATTTTTGAAATGATATTGCATCCGGTGGAGAACAGGATCGCCTGGAGCATGGTGCTCTGCTATGCAGTGCTGATGGGCATCATGTATGTGACGTTGAAGCAGTTGAGTAAGGCGATACGTTAA
- a CDS encoding YpdA family putative bacillithiol disulfide reductase — translation MENQFDLIIVGGGPIGLACALEAAKAGLSYVILEKGCLVNSLYHYPSNMTFFSTSEKIEIGGIPFVSNNVKPTRPEALEYYRRVATSNQVHIQLQEKVTGIRQISNGYAVATSKNSYSSSYVILATGFYDIPVLMHVPGEELPKVTHYYKDPHFYAMQRVVVVGANNSAVDAALETYRKGAAVTMVIRENSIGKRVKYWVKPDIENRIKEGSVNAFFNSSVKEIRETTVDIQTPDGVVTIQNDYVIAMTGYQPDFQLLQQSGIRLSEDAVRQPDYNPNTMESNMPGIYLAGVVCGGMNTHVWFIENSRVHASKIIDAIKEKAVS, via the coding sequence ATGGAGAATCAGTTTGACCTCATTATCGTTGGCGGAGGCCCTATCGGGCTGGCCTGTGCACTGGAAGCGGCAAAAGCAGGACTGAGCTATGTGATACTCGAAAAGGGATGCCTGGTGAATTCACTCTATCATTATCCCAGTAATATGACCTTCTTTTCCACTTCGGAGAAGATCGAGATCGGAGGCATTCCCTTCGTTTCCAACAATGTAAAGCCCACCAGGCCGGAAGCGCTGGAGTATTACCGCCGTGTAGCCACCAGCAACCAGGTGCACATCCAGCTCCAGGAAAAAGTAACAGGTATCCGCCAAATCAGCAACGGTTATGCGGTAGCCACCAGCAAGAACAGTTACAGCTCCAGTTATGTCATACTCGCAACAGGCTTCTATGATATTCCCGTTCTGATGCATGTTCCGGGAGAAGAGCTTCCCAAAGTAACGCATTACTACAAAGACCCGCATTTCTATGCCATGCAACGCGTGGTAGTAGTGGGCGCCAACAACTCTGCCGTGGATGCCGCGCTGGAAACTTATCGAAAAGGAGCAGCAGTAACGATGGTGATACGCGAGAACAGTATCGGCAAACGCGTGAAATACTGGGTGAAACCTGATATCGAGAACCGGATTAAAGAAGGCAGCGTCAACGCCTTCTTCAACTCCTCCGTAAAAGAAATAAGAGAGACAACAGTAGATATTCAAACACCGGACGGTGTGGTCACCATTCAAAATGATTATGTGATCGCTATGACGGGCTACCAGCCAGACTTCCAGCTATTGCAGCAGTCAGGGATAAGATTATCCGAAGATGCCGTCCGGCAACCTGATTACAACCCAAACACGATGGAGTCGAATATGCCGGGCATCTATCTGGCCGGTGTAGTATGCGGAGGCATGAACACACATGTATGGTTCATCGAGAATTCGCGTGTGCATGCCAGTAAGATCATCGATGCAATAAAAGAGAAAGCAGTCTCCTAA
- a CDS encoding ExbD/TolR family protein — MNLRRRLRSHQELHAGALNDILFILLFFFLIVSTIANPNIVKVNNPKGTKDTKAKQHITVSIDKNQNYYLGTKLIDPMLIDTMVKAEILKFKTHVDTPVVVINADTSAYFGEVFRIMRLATRAGAKTVANVK, encoded by the coding sequence ATGAATTTAAGAAGAAGATTACGATCACACCAGGAGTTACATGCAGGAGCGCTCAACGATATCCTGTTCATCCTCCTTTTCTTCTTCCTGATCGTTTCTACTATCGCCAATCCGAATATCGTTAAGGTAAATAATCCGAAAGGCACCAAGGACACCAAGGCCAAGCAACATATCACGGTTAGTATCGATAAGAACCAGAATTATTACCTGGGCACCAAACTGATCGATCCCATGCTGATAGATACCATGGTGAAGGCCGAGATCCTGAAGTTCAAGACGCATGTGGATACACCCGTAGTGGTGATCAATGCCGATACATCTGCTTATTTCGGGGAAGTGTTCCGCATTATGCGACTGGCCACCAGGGCCGGCGCCAAAACAGTGGCTAACGTGAAGTAA
- a CDS encoding carboxypeptidase-like regulatory domain-containing protein — protein sequence MKRHLLILLVVSIIAPFAANAQFEKLKDSVVQLYGIVMTADSLKGIPSVSVVVKGQNRGTVSNEQGVFSIVVMKGDQIEFTSVGYKAKLVDIPRDIEGNQYSMIQLLVIDAEYLPATIIKPRPTKEEFERDFVNISIPSDAIEIARQNNDESKRRILARALPSDGREASNMMLRNNASRYYYYGQTPPQNIFNPFAWAEFVNAWKRGDFKNK from the coding sequence ATGAAAAGACATTTACTAATCCTGTTGGTAGTCAGCATTATCGCTCCCTTTGCGGCCAACGCCCAATTTGAGAAACTCAAGGATTCCGTTGTTCAATTGTATGGGATTGTGATGACAGCTGATAGCCTGAAGGGTATTCCTTCTGTGAGTGTAGTGGTAAAAGGACAGAACAGGGGTACCGTCAGTAACGAGCAGGGTGTGTTCTCGATCGTAGTGATGAAGGGCGACCAGATCGAATTCACTTCGGTTGGTTATAAAGCCAAACTGGTAGATATCCCGCGCGATATTGAAGGGAACCAGTACAGCATGATCCAGTTACTGGTGATTGATGCCGAATACCTCCCCGCTACCATCATCAAGCCCCGTCCCACGAAGGAGGAGTTTGAAAGGGATTTCGTGAACATCTCCATTCCCTCCGATGCTATCGAGATCGCACGTCAGAATAATGATGAGTCCAAACGCCGGATCCTGGCCAGAGCCCTCCCCTCCGATGGCCGCGAAGCTTCCAATATGATGCTCCGCAATAATGCCAGCAGGTATTATTATTATGGACAAACACCTCCTCAGAATATCTTCAATCCCTTTGCCTGGGCTGAATTCGTGAACGCCTGGAAAAGGGGCGACTTCAAAAACAAATAA